TGTTTGCGTCTTTGTCTGACAACAATCAGCACTTTAGTATGGTCAGTGTCGGTATCCTACCGCATTCTTAGCCCGCACACATTGCACtagacaagaagaagaagtggCCTCATGGTAGTTTCCTCAAATTGACATCCACCATCTCTACCATTTTTTTCAGTTATTTTATTGAGATGCTCCACACTCCTGTTGCCTCTTTCAGTACCCCCCTGAGGCTCTTCCATCATCCTCATATGCATAATTAACACACTTGTgtctttagcattagcatttgctataccaattaccgtttttttccatgtatagtgcgcaaaatttaactaatttattgtcctaaaatctggggtgcgcattatacattggtacaaaaatatatatatatatatatattattatttttttaatccggatatgatacggaggccgccattacagatgcgctttcttctctgctgttcacttcaaacacgctccatacgaacacaatgctctcgtatcagacgcttgctcgatcacctgctcgtttgctgtcacaatgtaccctacacaaatccgaaacatttcttcgctatcgagtttgctagcgcatgcgcagtgatactgaccggcagaataacatccggttgttcccaaagatgatcttttttctgaaataattttacgtttacggccttaagtaggagtcaaaatttgggtgcgtattatacatgggtacaggcttttttccagcatcaacatgccatttttagggtgcgtattatacatgggggcgcattatacatgggaaaaaacggtagttcaagGAAGCAGGTAACTTTAGTTTTAATGTTAGTTGGATGAAGCAGACGTGACATTTTGATCACTATCAGACGATGTTAATATGCTTGTGTCTTAAGTTTTTAATATTAACGTCAGCTTTAGCTTTAACGGCTTCAGCTAGAGAAGCAGCCATCTTGGATCCTTGTTGCCATTAATCGGCGTTAACTTACCTCGGTCTTCGACTTAATGTAACCTTTAGTTTTAACGTTACCTAGAGCAAGTAGCTGTTGTTCGCCATTAAGGGTGTTAACATTTATGTGtctttaacttcagtgttagcTATCGGGAATTCGGCACCAGAGTGGAACCAAACCCTAAACATTGTATGTGTAAGCGCTTTTCAAAACGGATTAATGTCACAATCATGGAATAAGAATTAAATGGAATCTCTAATGAGGGTAAAACATCTTGGTTTTTGTGGCCGTGTTGGCTGTTGTTCACTGTCAGAGGCTATTAACGTGCCTATATCTTTCATTTCAACATCGGCTTTAACATTAACGTAGAGTGAGAAGCTTGGCATCAAAGGCTGCTTATGTGCCTATGTCTTTTTTTATGCTAAGAGCATGATATCAAACTCGGGACTTGCTAACCAGAGCTCGGGTCTTAAGCTATTTTAGCATGTTACCAACAGAAGTAGCCATCAAGGATCTTGTGTAATATGACATCTTTCATGTTAGCTTTAGTCATTTTGGCTCTTGTGTTGTTGAATCAGAGAGTGTTAATGTGCCTGTGTCTTTAGCATTCATGCTAATGCAAGGAAGGAACATCACAGTATGCTACCACACCTATTTTCTTTGCTTTAAACATGAGCTAAGGGAAGCGGTTGGTTATCTTGACACATCTTGGGACAATGATGCcgtacatgattttttttttaacctttaacATTGGCTTTTGTATTAATGTTAGCGGAAGTGAAAAACATGTCTCATCAAACCTGAAgaaaaattgtgtgtgtgcgctctatATGCATATGCAGTATGAATATCTGGAGGATCCCCAGTGGGGTACATTCATGCTCGTCTACTTTTTAGTTGCAAATGTAATCTTGGCATAACAAAGTCGCTTTGGCAGCAAGCAGTCTGTGTGAGGAAGAGACAtatttttgttgtgtgtgtggcaACACTTCAGGGAAGCATGCGGGTGTTTTTTGGGTGGATTTGTGCTTAACCTATTTGCTCAGTGCAATATCAACGGTTCAATTATAGTTACAATAAACACAATTTGCATATACAAATGAATGTTTCTGAGTAGAGAAGCATGGCTTAGATCAAATTACAAAGCTACTTCCTAGTTATGTTCTTGTTTTCAATTGAGAAAATCAACACAGCACTGGTAAAGAGCTTGGAAACAAAATCCACTTTTACACAAGACCTAACCTtaatttgaaaaattaaaataatggaTGAATGGCACAAGACTCATTGTCATCCTCTTGGTGGAGGTGACTTCAGAAATGGAAGCGGAAAAGAGGAGAatctatttttatgtttttgcctGTAACAATTCATCATGATTCATCACTTGGCTGCGTTTTTGTCCCTCTCCATAAGACTGACCAGTTGTTATGATTGTGGAGAAAAACGGTCGAGGGAGACAAAGATCTCGTGTACATAATGAGACCTGTGTATATATTATAGATACATTTTATTCCAGTAGTGATCGCCTCtgccttttgtttatttttattcatttgaaaaaaaagttcttttgcAGGCGTTGCTAACTGCACTGTGCTTGAATCTGAATTCTAGACAAAGATGTACAGCTTCATCATCATTAAAAAACTTATTAAAGAATGGCAAATGAAAAACGCTGTGTCTGTCTTCAACTGCAATtcaatatttaattttacaaaatatatatattcttgtcatgaccatgtatagtaaggATTTTTTAGCTAAAAAATAAGAtcatgtatatatatagtatatagtaagctagtgagtgaacgattcgttcaaaagaacgatttCTTTTCAGTGGACGagagttgtttttttcaggtCATATGACTTGGTCATGGTCagtttttaatgaaaaaaaaagccttactattaGTGATGTTTATTacagttcttttaggtgaactgaatcttgaGAATCATTTCTtccagttcatatgacttcaaccagtaggtgtcggtaatgcggattgaagctggtgccacctcgccgtaaaacaaaacgaagaagaaattgacgtaacttcccgttcacgaacgagtcgtgaattacATTTCCCGTTcgcaaacattttggcagagcactgtgtagaaccagtatggatcaacaaattcatcaattgatccatatataagccgctctgcattataaggcgcactgtgttttttttagtaaaatgtaagtttttaggtgcgcctaatagtgcggaaaatacggtaccatttttttaattaccatGTAAAGAAAGGCTTTTATCTCATAACATTTTTTTCTACAATGTTCAGTAAGGCTTTTTTAGTAAACCCATTCCATTCACACTAGTATCCATCCAACCTTACAATCTTAAATACAAGAGAATATTGCTtgaattgtctttttctttaattaattgaaacaaaaaaacataactgtggtccagaatgtgcaaacacaaacaaccTGCTCTTTGTGCCAGACGAAGGTTGGAAACAAAGAATGTACAAATGACGTATTCAAAgtgcaaaacatttcaaatctttttttctctcacctATTTAAGTTgatttaaatgtaaatattgaaaCAGAACTATCAGacagagaaaaaacattttagttGATAAAAATGGAGACATCAGCTCATGTTAGATGTGAAGAGTTGCAAAGTAACTACGAATAAGGACACATTTcagtataaaaaaatgaaatattctaTATACACAATCACTGCAAAATATATTTCTAAGGCAAAATATTTAACACAAAATACCAATGTGCAGTTAAAAAaagatgccattttgtttttgctccacTTGTTAAAGCTTGTGTCCCAAAGTGGAATCTTATCAAAGTCTTTTTCCACGTGAAATTGTTCCATCCTGCTCGTGAACAAACTTCCACAGTGTGGGGGGCGCTATAAGGAGTTTTCCTGCATAAAGCTTCCCGTGCTGTTCCCTGGCGTGAGGTGTGGCGGTCCTCCTTGAGGATACAAGTGCGAGGATGCGTTCAGCACATTTGAAGAAATTTGACTTTAAGAATGGATCTCACCTTCCTGACAGGAGAATCCAATCCACATGTGCGTGCACGTGCAGCGGCCATTACGCGGGTTGCAGCGAGCATCGTGCTGGCATTCGCAGCTTTGCGTGCAGCCGGGCCCGAAACGATCCTCTTGACACTCTGtcacaaattaaaaacaattaaaatctTTCTTAAATCACTCCGTATATAAATTTACTCACGGAGGTCGCATCTTTGTCCGGTCCTCCCCGCCTCGCAGAGACATCTTCCGGTGACAGAATCGCACGGAGCATCGCCCTCGCAGTCGCACCCTTTAGCGCAGTCGTGCCCATACGTGCCTTGTTCACACACTGATCATAAAGAACCAAAACATCGATtagccacaagggggcagccTTTACATCGCGTTCTGTGACGAGACTTACTTTTTTGACAGCGAGAGCCATGACGCCCGGCGGGACAAATGCAATGACCCGTCGCTGCCTGGCAGGCAGCTCCGGCCGCGCAGTTACACTGCAGTTGACACAGCGACCCATACAGACCCGCTGGACACGCTGAGGAACGCAACAACGtcatgaatcaaaaaaaaaaaataataataagcagTGTCTGCGGTTAAGTAAACAAGTGTTGTTTTCTCACCGTGTTGGCACACATGACCGTAGTACCCAGGGGCACAGAGACAGGCGCCGCTCACTCTGTCGCACGTGCCGTTATTTTTACATTCGCACGCCAGCCGGCAGTCGGCGCCAAACGTACCCGCCGGGCATGCTGGGATGCAAGAACAGGAGAAAGAAGAGTGTCAGTCATGTGAGCACTTCCTCTGGAGgagtggtgtcaaactcatttttttggcaggccgcattgtagtcatagcttctttcagagggccatgatgactgtcaacccaaataaatgtatgagcacttcatattataTATAGTAAAAGCTactaaacaaactgacaaataacttccAATGAGACGAGTAAAAACCGGTCAAATACGGAAAAAAAactgatattattaaaagtgaagacaatttgcaattctagtaacgacacgaatttgatgcacaatttgtctttgcgggccacataaaatgatgtttgTGCTCTGGAGGATTTGGGAGCGCGCAATGTGTTACCTTTGTCACAGTGTTGTCCGCTCCATCCCAGGCCGCAAGTGCACTTGCCCGTCTCCGGGTGGCACGTGGCCCCGTTGCTGCAGTTGCAACGCCTCACGCAGCCGGAGCCGAACCAGCCCGGAGGACAACCTGATGTGCAAGACACACATAAGTGTACATGTATATGTGTGCGCACACACTGATGTAAGGGGGCACTCACTGTGTAAGCAGTGCTCTCCTCTCCGTCCAGGTGGGCACACGCAGCGACCAGTCACCGGGTGGTTCCGAGCTCCGTCTCCACAGATGGCCACCTGAGCGCAGTCTGCTCCGTAGCGTCCATCGGGACACGCTGTCGTCGTGGAAACCATAAGTCATTTCCCACTTCATGATGATCCATCAGTTATAAAACTGTTGTTTTGTTCTTTCTGGACTCACTGATGTTGCAGCGGGCGCCGATAAATCCTGCAGGACATTTGCAGGTGCCGATGGACGGCACACACATGCCGCCATTTTTACAGTCGCACTCACGTTCACAGTTTGGACCGTAACGGCCCGCTCCACATGCTGAACACATGAAAGTAAATGACGTACATACAAAGTAAGGAAACTActactttgtttaaaaaaaatgtaatttaatcAAAAATGTAATGTAAATGAACCATTTTAGAAATATGATTTTCCTGAGTTTTACCTTGGTCACATTTGGGGCCGTGGAAGCCCGGGGCACAGTAGCACAATCCAGACACCGGGTGACACAGTTGGTTGGGTTGAGAGCACTGGCAAACCTCGTTGCAGTTGGAGCCAAACGTCCCAGGGAGGCAAGCTGATGTCAGAAGGAAAGCGACAGGTTGCCATGTATTTCCTCAGTGCAAGCCGATGAAGACTCACTTTGCTCGCAGCCGTTGCCGGTGAGTCCCGCCGGGCAGCCGCACTCGCCCGACACGTGGTGGCAGGACGTGCCCGCAGAACAGCTGCAGCGCCGCATGCAACCCGGCCCGAAAGAACCTGGCAGACAGGCTGCAAGCAAACAAATAAGGATATTATggtgatttgatttatttttttaaaataaaagacatacataatttatttttaatccatTTCTCTCTTAGtcaaaacatttaaatgtaCAGTGCAGCTTTTCATTTAGAACACAACCACATCCACAGTTATAAGCGGGTGTGCAAACTTGTGCAATCACTTTTTCCTTCTTTCGCAGTACCTTTGTCGCAATGTTTTCCTCTCCAACCAGGTGGGCACTGACAGTCGCCCGTGACGTGGTGGCACGACGCCCCGTGTGCACACTGACACTTCCCCTCGCACCTGAGTCCAAATGTGCCCGGCTCACAAGCTGCGAGTGCAAATGAAAGTCACAAAAGACACACAACAGACACACAAAACGTGGATCAAATACTCACGTTGTTGGCAGCGTTCTCCCATCCATCCTGCGGCGCAGCTGCATCGTCCCGTCCGTCTGTCACACTGGCCGCCGTTCTCACACTCACATTCGCGCTGGCAGTTGGCCCCGAAGCGTCCCGCCGCGCATTCTGTGTGGAAAACATGCATGATGCACACGTCGATCAGACTGCAGAAATCACACAGCATTCACCGGGTTGCTTCTGACGGCTGCAAAATGTTCCCATGTCACAATTTTCACTTAAAACttgggtcagggtttcaaactagggttagggtttcaagtcaGGGTTCaaaactagggtcagggtttaaaactagggttagggtttccaactgAGGTTAAGGTTTTAAGAAACTGTTCTgtacttttttaaaatgatttatggGGTGTCATTTTTTGAAAATTAAATTATGATTGATCCACAAGGATATCTGAGGTCATTGTTTTAAAAGATTTTTGGGACAGAAAAATCGGATCtgaattttaaatataaattggTTTGCATTGGAATTTCTGCTgtattttctgtttttattctcCCCGCCACATGTTGCACATGTTTCGAATAACTAAGTAGCAACTGATATTAAAAAGTGTAATAAGTAACAACTGCTCGTAAATTTTAACtgcacaagaacacacacacagagtgaaGTAATGAGCTGAGCCCGAAAAGCTTCTGGCGGTTGTTGCAAAGAGCAGCCACACTTCTCACATCTCACATCTATTTGAAGACTTCCTCTTACCCAGTTCACAGGCGGTTCCAGTCCAGCCACTTGGACACGAACACTTCCCGCTGCTTTTATCGCACGTGGCTCCATTCTGACACAAGCAGGGGTGCCGACAGTCGGCGCCAAAGAACCCCGCCGGGCATTCTAGGAGGAAAACACCCGGCtgttatattaaaaataattttggatttttttttttttacaaaagtcGATTTTTTTACATAAGTACACAATTTCAACTGTCTTACTTTTACTTTAGAGTTGAAtccgtaactttttttttacacaattatCGATACTTCTGTTTAACGTTATAGTGTAAATCTTTTACTACCACTGCTGAGTCATCACTTATACATGCGCTCACCTTGTGCACAGTCGGGTCCACTCCAGCccggcgcacacgcacacaacccACTAGCCGGGTGGCAGATGCCGTTGTTATGGCAAGTGCAGGTCAGATTACAGCCGTCGCCATAGAAACCGCTCGGGCACGCTGCCAATGAGaaggtatttaaaaaataaaaccatagaAAATTGATCAATCTTTACCTTCCGAGTTCAGATTTTGTCATGTGACGACTGCTTTATTAAACGGATGAAAGTCACATCTACTGTATATTTGGATTTAAatagtgcattaaaaaaaaaaaaatggggatgTTGAAAAAATATTCAAGTCCACTTCTGAAATTGATTATATTATTAAATTAagtattggatcattcaaacataattaattattaaaaacGTTATCTCTAAAACATGACACAAAATACCCTGTAACAACCGAGggcaaatgaattttttttcattttttaaactaaacaaTTTTCAAATAGTTCACATTGTGTGGCTTGAATCACTTTGGTTGCAGAACGCTCCAATCCATCCACCGGGACAGGAACACAGCCCGCTGATAGCGTCGCAGCGGCCGCCATTATGACACGCACATTTCTTCTGACAGTCCAATCCAAAGAAGCCCTGAGGACACGCTGAGACATACTGTACCATGATTGACACGTACGCTCTGCACACTTGAAAAAGTAAAACTGTGAGTCGCTTACGCTTTTCGCAGAAAGTTCCCGTCCATCCCACTTGGCAGGTGCACGCGCCACTCACGTGGTCGCACAACGCCTGGTTGTCACACTGACATTGGTGACGACAACCCAGACCAAACATTCCCGCTGGACATCCTGACAAATGGACataaattgatttatttaacCCGATTTAAATATAAGAATGCGTCTATTGATGTCCGCACGTACTCTCATGGCACCGTGTCCCGGTGTAACCGGCCTCGCAGTTGCACCGACCCGTCACCGCATCACAGCTGCCGTCTCCATTCTGACAGTCGCAGCTCTCAACGCAATCCGTCCCCCAGTGGCCCGTGTCGCAAGctgagacacacaaaaaaatctgtcgagtttgattttattttgattgttttcttAGGGGTTGCTACCTTTCTGGCAGTTGTGGCCAGTCCAGCCAGGAGCGCAGGTGCATCGCCCACTCACTGGGTTGCAACGGGCGTTGTTCTCGCACGCGCATTTCCACTGGCAACCTCGCCCGTAACGACCACTTGGGCACGCTGAGATGAGAAGAAATCAAGTTGCTGACATTCTTACAAAATCTAAAGCCAATTAAAAACGATACTCACGATGGTGACAGAGTGTTCCCATGAAGCCTGGGGCGCAGTTACACGAGCCGTTCAGTTTATCACACACGCCGCCATTCTCACAAATGGGGCAGCTTTCTGAACAGCCCACACCCCAAAAACCCTCTGGGCACACTGTCGGAGAgatgttttcattatttttgttaaCTAGGTGACATTGTGGCGTTTGATTGACTTACCGTTCTCACAGCGCGGCCCAGAAAAGCCGGCAGGACACCTGCAGCGTCCCGTCACTTTGTCACAGGGGGCGCCGCTGCAGTTACAAGGATGCACGCAGGCGGCTCCGAAGCTTCCTTCGGGGCAGTCTAACGGACAGCACATGCGAAGGGTTGATTCATTTTAAATGACGAtgtacaaatcttttttttttttcaggaatcTCTCAACATTCAACTGAAGGTTACCCACCTTGTTCACAGCTGTCGCCGTGACGACCTGGCGGACACTCTCGTTGGCACTCCCCGCTCACATGGTCACACGACACCCCGGTTGGGCACGCGCACTTTTTCTCACAGCCACCGCCGTACGTGCCTGGGCTGCATTCTGCAGCAGGAAAATAAAGCTGCTCACATACGAGAGAAAGGACAGTAAGATATATTTTACTCACCTTCCCTGCAGGTGTTGCCTCGGTAACCGGGTTTGCACACACACGTGCCGTATCGACGGTGGCACTCCGCAGTGTTGTGTTGGATGCACTGACACTCTTCGGAGCAGCCGGCGCCGAAAGTCCACTTTGGACAAGCTGGATGAAGAAAGCAACAGTTGCTGGCGGTGGTGGGTCAGagttttattttatcattttagaATCTTGTAGATTTCGCTCTATGAATCGATGTCAACTTACGGAGGTGGCAGAAGCGTCCATACAGCCCGGGGTCACATAGGCAGGCGCCGTAAGTGCGATGACAGCGTCCGTTATTGGCGCAGTTACACTTTTTATGGCACTGCTTGCCGTAGAACCCCTTCGGACATCCTGCACATAGAAAACCAAATTAttgaattgtgtttttgtgtactGAAAATACAACTCACCGTCTTGGCACAGGTCCCCGCTAACGCCTGGTGGGCAGCGACAGCTCCCGGTGATGGGATCGCAGCTCGCGCCGTTCTTACACTTACAAGGGAAGGAGCAGTTTTGACCAAAATAGTCCTCAGGGCATGCTGTGGCAGTGAAAACACAACAGAGGGTCTCACTAGAATGAAATCACCATATTTTTTGCAATTATAAGAAAATCCATTGTTGTGTTCTCACTCTGGTTGCAGATTATTCCCGTCCACCCGTCGGGACAATCGCAGCCATCCATCCGAGCGTTACACTTTCCTCCATTAGAACAGTCGTCACATGTCAGACTGCAGTCGTTCCCGAAAGTGTCGTCCAAACACACTACAAGTCACCAAACAAACTTTAGGAGAGTCGAAACTTTTGAACATCCACACAAAATAGAGCCTTTGCATtcttgctgttgctgctgctgtcagGGGACGTAAGCCTCAGCATTCCTGTGTGCGAGGTGAGCAAGAGGTGCGCTAATTGAGACAACTTGGAGTCAGCATGGTTGAAAAGGGTTGTGTGGCACTTTTTACAACTGTGTGGTgtaccttaaaaaaaatctataattAATAACATAATAAGTAAAGCTTGATAAGTAGGGGGCAGTGTAAATATGTGCTATTTTTGCAGACGCACACAGATTGGCACATTTTAAAACTGGGATTCTGCGCCGTTTTGGGTGTGAACACAGTCGGCGTGACATATAGAATATAAGATATATAAGACAGAGCCGTGGATTAGCGGAAACTCAATAACTCGAGAAATACGAACCAAATTTCTCAGATAGATTACTCTCGGCCCTCAGGTCGCCCTCGTCGTCCTCGTAGTCGTCGTAGCGCTCAAGAGGCTGGCTGTAGTCGTGCAGCAAGGTAAGCTGGGGGCGGATCAGGGGCAGCTCGGCGGCGCCTCCGCTGTACAGGGTCTCGACTGCGTTGTCCAGAACTGCGGGGGAGGAAGAGTTTAGATTTGGGTTTGGCATGCCAACGGGGGATTGGCACTCTGCCACGCTCTCTCAGACAGCACTCACGGATGCAGGACAAGCGGTCCTCATCCAGACGGAATCCTCGTCGGCAAAAGCACTGGTAGGAGCCACCGTTGTTTTGACACGTATGATCACAACCGCCGTTACCTGACAGACACTCGTTGATGTCTAAACAACAAGAGAGAAAACTACAGCTGTAAATGTAAGTATTTAGTGGGATAAGTACGATAAATATACATTTTGGGCTAATCAATGTTGTGGTTGTAATTGAGAATATAGGAATATAGAATTCTTGTTTTTACGTTTTACAGTGTACCTACAACCGACCTATTTTTATCTGTTCCAACTTTGCAAGAACTTAACGTCAATGAGATCATGGTCCAAAATCTTGCCGAATAAATATTATGTCTGGAGTCCAAATGACCGATGCATGAATGTAAAAGTGAGAAAGACGAATGGgatatttcttctttttcataTATGTGTGGAATTTTAAACATACCGTCACAGCTGCATCCATCCGAGCTAAGGCGGTAGCCCGCTGAGCAGTAGCACTCGTAGCCTCCGGGATAGTTGGCGCAGTTCTGCTGGCAGCAGGAGCTCCGCTGGCCACACTCGTCCACGTCTGCCAAACGCAACACAAGCAGTGAGACCAAACTTTACGATCTGCTGCCttgaggcactttttttttttttttaaaggatgaAATAATGCAAATCGTACAGTTTGAGAAGTCAAATGTGGGTCGAGTGAACACGAGTGACTAGATCTTGATGACTTAAAACACAGGAAAAGCTTTTGGAGGAAAGATGTATTTATTATCAAACTTGATATTAAACCTGAAATTTGGTTTCTTGTCAGATCTCCAATACTAATTCTAAACTGTTGCTTGGCAAGTTAaacgcaattattttttttcaccataGGAAAAACCCAACTGATTTTGAAAGCCATCCAAAACAGGGTGGTCCAAGTTGCCGAGGTCGTATCAAATTAAAAACGTACAGTCCACATCCAATTAATTCATTCTTACCAACACAGGTTTTAAGGTCATCATGGAGGCGGTAACCTTGGTTACAGGTGCAAACTGGGCCGCTGTTGGAATGCTGGCAATGATGCGAGCATCCGCCAttgttgttctcgcagctgtTCACAATCTCCATCTCGATTCCTATCCGAATAGCCGGTGTATTAATTTAGTGCCTCATGGTGTGATTTTTATGTAATGATATATAGGTCACATAAGTTAAACTCACTGTAACACTGTTTGCCGTCTGATCCAAGCTCGTAGGCGGCGTTACAAACGCAGGCAAAGGAGCCCAGCGTGTTGTGGCAGCCGTGAGCACAGTTGGCCTTTTCAGTCTGACACTCGtcaatatctaaaaaaaaaaaaaagcactttgtaAAATGCATGAAgacattgttattattttatattttttagaaTTAAATTAGCCAGATAGGTTGTATCTAAAAATAGAAATCCACCACTATATAAGTCTTGAACAATATTGAGCGTATGCCAATTGCTATGAAGAATTACAGAAATTAAACCAACCGACCTTGTTTCAGACTCAGGAATTGGAACTCAACCGATTCATATCATATTGCAGTATAATGATGTCGACTTCTAATTTTGCGGGCAGCGGTTTTACCTTCACATGTGCGTCCATCTTCAGCCAGAATAAAGCCCACCCTGCAGTCGCAGTGCGCGTTGCCGCCGTCGGCCCGACACTGATGCATGCAGCCTCCGTTGTTTTCAGCGCAGGGATTCTGCACTGTCGAGACACACGGGAAGCATTACTGGAAAATGCATTcaagtgtaattttttttaatttgtgtcaGGAATGACATCCTTGTGTTCAgcgtaaacaaaagaaaagttcCCCGGGAATAAAAGTTGCCTGGTAAGCAAGTGTCATTTTCAAATAGAAAGCTATTGTTTGCATGCCAAGAAAACTGTGCAAAGTGTTGCTTTCATTCTGACTGTGAAAGTGTCCACAAAGATAATTACTATTGGCTTTTGGCGCCAGGTATACTTTACATTTAAGTCATGATTATTTTTACTTTCCAGGTGCAGGCACTTACATTTGCAATGCTTGCCATCCTCTGTCAGCTCGTAGTTGGGCTTGCAGCGGCATTGGAAGTGAGCGGTGGACTGCTGGATGCAGTAGTGTTCACAGCCACCATTGCTGAGGGCGCAAGAGTGGACGgctacaaagtaaaaaaaacaaaaatctatcTTTGTATCATGTTGCAATGtgtaaaaaatgtttaaaaaaatcagGTTATAATCGGCTGATTTTTGTCGATTTTAAAAGCGCTAATATCCTCCGATTAATCAGTTCGGTCCTagttcatttttttccactgaGGATAAAGAACATATGCCTCCGCATATTGTCATTGTCTCACCACATGTGTTGCTTCACCATTTGTATTAAAGGGTTATAAAACCACAACATATGTTTAGCTTTTTGTGTTAGTATTTAAGCTAGCAGACTCACAAAGTCTGCAattctctttgtgtgtgtttttttttttggtaaactttcccagggaggaaaaaaaaatcactaccaCCATGTGGCTCTCATTACACAAATTGAGACAACTTGAGACACAACAATGGACAGAGCGACAGTTT
This genomic interval from Syngnathus typhle isolate RoL2023-S1 ecotype Sweden linkage group LG11, RoL_Styp_1.0, whole genome shotgun sequence contains the following:
- the LOC133162751 gene encoding multiple epidermal growth factor-like domains protein 6, with amino-acid sequence MILASGWWIFLLMLVEMLPFFASAANYPYGFYRRLCYRPHCFYGYHGYNPPHGAADIDECQVHNGGCQHRCVNTRGSYYCECQIGSRLHVDGRTCLPVHSCALSNGGCEHYCIQQSTAHFQCRCKPNYELTEDGKHCKLQNPCAENNGGCMHQCRADGGNAHCDCRVGFILAEDGRTCEDIDECQTEKANCAHGCHNTLGSFACVCNAAYELGSDGKQCYRIEMEIVNSCENNNGGCSHHCQHSNSGPVCTCNQGYRLHDDLKTCVDVDECGQRSSCCQQNCANYPGGYECYCSAGYRLSSDGCSCDDINECLSGNGGCDHTCQNNGGSYQCFCRRGFRLDEDRLSCILLDNAVETLYSGGAAELPLIRPQLTLLHDYSQPLERYDDYEDDEGDLRAESNLSEKFVCLDDTFGNDCSLTCDDCSNGGKCNARMDGCDCPDGWTGIICNQTCPEDYFGQNCSFPCKCKNGASCDPITGSCRCPPGVSGDLCQDGCPKGFYGKQCHKKCNCANNGRCHRTYGACLCDPGLYGRFCHLPCPKWTFGAGCSEECQCIQHNTAECHRRYGTCVCKPGYRGNTCREECSPGTYGGGCEKKCACPTGVSCDHVSGECQRECPPGRHGDSCEQDCPEGSFGAACVHPCNCSGAPCDKVTGRCRCPAGFSGPRCENVCPEGFWGVGCSESCPICENGGVCDKLNGSCNCAPGFMGTLCHHPCPSGRYGRGCQWKCACENNARCNPVSGRCTCAPGWTGHNCQKACDTGHWGTDCVESCDCQNGDGSCDAVTGRCNCEAGYTGTRCHERCPAGMFGLGCRHQCQCDNQALCDHVSGACTCQVGWTGTFCEKPCPQGFFGLDCQKKCACHNGGRCDAISGLCSCPGGWIGAFCNQTCPSGFYGDGCNLTCTCHNNGICHPASGLCACAPGWSGPDCAQECPAGFFGADCRHPCLCQNGATCDKSSGKCSCPSGWTGTACELECAAGRFGANCQRECECENGGQCDRRTGRCSCAAGWMGERCQQPCEPGTFGLRCEGKCQCAHGASCHHVTGDCQCPPGWRGKHCDKACLPGSFGPGCMRRCSCSAGTSCHHVSGECGCPAGLTGNGCEQTCLPGTFGSNCNEVCQCSQPNQLCHPVSGLCYCAPGFHGPKCDQACGAGRYGPNCERECDCKNGGMCVPSIGTCKCPAGFIGARCNITCPDGRYGADCAQVAICGDGARNHPVTGRCVCPPGRRGEHCLHSCPPGWFGSGCVRRCNCSNGATCHPETGKCTCGLGWSGQHCDKACPAGTFGADCRLACECKNNGTCDRVSGACLCAPGYYGHVCQHACPAGLYGSLCQLQCNCAAGAACQAATGHCICPAGRHGSRCQKMCEQGTYGHDCAKGCDCEGDAPCDSVTGRCLCEAGRTGQRCDLQCQEDRFGPGCTQSCECQHDARCNPRNGRCTCTHMWIGFSCQEGGPPHLTPGNSTGSFMQENSL